In Anopheles arabiensis isolate DONGOLA chromosome 2, AaraD3, whole genome shotgun sequence, the genomic window ACCGCGCGCACTACGCTTTCTCACCCTTCTTAGGATGATGATCGgagatgatgttttttttttctttttctttttgcttctctttctccctctccttCGCTTATCTTTTCCGCTTCTTCGTTTTGCTATTTACACCTGATTCCACTTCGACTCGTTTTGCGCGTTTCCCTTGCGGATAAGGAAAAGCTGCTAGACACGTTGCCGTTTCGCTGATGCTGGCCTGCCACCGTCTGgggctactgctgctggtggttgttgttgctgtcgaTTTCTGCTgcgagaaggaaaaacaattcACTTTAGGAGGGAGCaatggtgtgtgttttctctctgtgtctgtgtctgtgttcgCACGCCCGGACTGCTGCTACACGAATGGCCGCAGGGGTGTGTGCGCTTTTGGTGGCTGAAGAAGGTGGGGTGGGCAAggcctttcgcttttttttctttctctctctctctctctctcctctcttcTTTTCACCAGCGCCAGCCCACCAGACCACCACTTCACGTGCCATTTGCAGTGTGCGTTCCATTCACTGttacttccttttttgctgcagCGGTGTGCCGATTtcaccccctcccctccccccttttccTCCCCCTTGTGTCTTTCACTGTACAGCCCCTTGGGTGCCACGGGCTAGAAATTCCAAAGCAGCtcgtttttccttttatttttttttttcttcgattcGCTTTTTCCTTCCGCTTTGGGTTGCCCCAGTGCCTGGGaaaatttaatcatttaaaTCCCCATCCCCAGAATGCTGCGCGGATGTTTCGAGTGGGGCAttcgattatttttaaaataacgagccacttttattttgttggtaCATTCCAGGAAAGCTTTTACGAGCATTAAAGGTCTCGTTGGGCTTATTTGGTTTCGAAAACGGGACTATTTTTTACGTTATCCTCATTCATCCGTTAATAAAAGAAGGACTTTTAACCGAAAAAGCTAATTATGgggttttggtgttttggtaAGCGCTCAGCCTTGTGTACGACTGATCGTTAGTTCAAGCCCACAACAAATTccgttttaaaaacattttaatgataGTTGTTTGCTTGCTGATTGGATGTGGATGGTTGTGATCATTATTAAAAGTTTTCTGCTGACTTTTTCAGGGCAACATTAATttctaaaagaaaacaaaacttcttTACGGTGgtaaaaaatatttagaaaTTAACATAACAGCAAAGCGACattcaaatcaaaatcaaaaggTGAAAATTACAAGTGCTATTTGATTATTATAATGTCGCTTTTTTATAAGAACAAAATCGAAACTCCTCTAATCTTCATGGACCAGAAAGACACCGGGCTTATTAACATCGTATGTTGTTCGATTATCAAAACGTATTGATGAAACACTCATCACACATATACTGGCCACTGTTTCCCGGTGAACAACCTGCACTTCACTTTCCTGAAGCGAGAGGACTTGTCACTGGCTGGCCAGCTGATGCAGCCGTATCCGCTTGgtatgcaacacacacacacacacacacacacacccgcacaaacacaaaatgcaCCCGCCGTTACATTCACCGCATGTCCAGAATGACCGACAGAAATCGGTGAATTAATTCGCTTTACTTTTAGCCCCCGCACACACCTCATCCTCAGCCGAGCTTGACGATGACACCGAGGCCGTTCAAAACCCCCCacgatgtgagtgtgtgtataatTAGTTAGTTTTCcaaaattgtaattaaaagtGAAAATATAGCGACAAAACCTCAAAGGTGGCAACACTGGGATCCGGATAGCGAAACTATAGTGAAAGAGAGATCGCTTGCCTCTTCTTAATCTTTGCTCACCCATCAGCATTTGTGCATCATTTCCCTAACGTCCCCACTGTAAGGAAAAGTAGAAAACACTGAACCCCATCAAACGCAACGCAATGCAAAGTGACATCTCGCGAccaatacgcacacacacacacacacgcgcacaaacacacacacagaaacaccgCGGAAAGGTGTGTAACGTCATCAGCTGGTTGCGCTCTGTTCGATGGTGTTGAACAAGCAGCAGTAGGTTTCGTAgtagtcgtcgtcgttcgtTGTCACCGAATTCCGTTCGTAGTTTAGTGATGCGTGAacgatccacacacacacacacacgcagaatGCACACTACTAACTAActgtttgcaacaaaaaatcgtcCTGATGACGTGAAAATAAATGCCACCTTCAACACAACCGACGTAGACGGCGGGCAGAGGCAAACAATACGCGACTACAGCACACAACCAGCGCGACCCAAGAAGGTGTGTTGGATGACAGTTGCTGCTCTGTCCCGCTCGGgtgtgcgcgcgctctctcactctctctctttctcacacacacacacgcgttcgGTCCGTATTTGCAGTGGTATTGGGAGGCGATGACGTTTTCACAACCGGGCAAGCAGGCCCTGCGCGACACACATACGCGATCGCGAACGgaccacacatacacccacacacacactggcacacacacatggctgACTCATAACGACTTTTTCGGGACATCATGCAGACAACCACTGGCGGTGGCAAAGGCTTTTTCCACCACCGCAGCTTAAAAGAAGACgggaatggggggggggatcaATCAAAGGGGGAAGGCAAAATACGCTCACTTTCTCACCAGCAAAGtaccacgcacgcacgcaataATCCGTCTGGGCTACTAGACAAGGGGCAACACAGGGTACGGGGAGGAGGGGGTCGGAATgttgaccttttttttgctctcctccGTGCGCCTCGGTCGAAAGTTTTGCGCTGCCCCCTCACACTATCGAAAACCCGCAATCTTCACGCAgtcacgacgacgacgacgaccacgatgACCGACATGAGCGATCAAAACGGTGGTGGCTGGGGGATGGGAGAAGCATGTTATTGAtagtgtgtgcgttttgctgTGTGACGGTGTGGCGCCTTTCACAAAAACGGCATgcccactcccccccccccttgctcATTCGCCAACCGTATGTCCTTGTGCGTGGCAAAAGATGGAATTCCTTTCGGTTAATTTGCTCGTCACATACACGCATATCACCCCCCGCACTTCCCACACAAAAAGAGGGCTTTTTTCTACGACTTTGTGTTACATCCGGGTTTAACCGGACCAGAATCGTTCAAATCGCGTGTTAGGACAggccttcttttccttttagATTTCTTCTCCCGAACAGCACCAGCgacgagcaggaggaggacggGATTAGTAGGCCAGGAAATAGGGGCCGTCTCGATCACggtggaaaaaaatattttaaataatctccatgtgtgtgtgcgagcgagaGAGGCGAGAACGGCGCACCacgacgaaacaaaaaaatctatatCTGGCCTGACCTGAGTGTCCCTTTACACTATCTGGGCCGTCGTTTTGCAAGTGTGCACTTTCCGTCGCAATCCCCTCCCATCCTGTACACGGGGTGTCCACACTTCCGCACCCTCCCCTTGACAAGGAGCCGCCGGAAATGTCTTTTTCCCACAACCCCCTTTCGCGAAaagggcagcagcaggccGAGCAGTGCTCGGACCATGGAACTAAGAGTTTCACTTTTTCGACAACTCACTTGCACTTTTGCctctttttcaaaaatcccTCCCGCGCCCTTCGACTCTCCCGCGGGTGTAGGTAACCCCAATTCGCCTagcccaccacacacacacacacgcgcgcgtacagacacgacacacaTTCCCGGGGGCTGCTGCGAAGAACACAATTTACTTTTCACGCACTTTCGCGGCTCGGCGGTACGcacttttcctcttcttctctctgcCACGGGTACGGGAAACGACGGGGAAAGGACACAcgatattgttattgttgttgctgctcctgctgctgctattacTTTCACCCCATCCCGCAACCCCGTTCGGATTTGGGAGATTTCGAGATTGCGAACGAACGGTGGCCGAGAATGCGACCACGACCCCTGGGCCTGACACCCACCACCGTCGTGACCGCAAAGGGGCACCCAGCCTTCCTCCccgcacccacacacagacacacagacacacgacACCGTCAGCTTACCAGCTGCTGCActtcttctactactactacgttTTGCACGATTGCACTGCTGCCACTGTCtgatgcttctgctgctgcttgcttgcttgcagcCCCTTTCATCGATGGTTTGGAAAAACGGGGCTCTTTTTCGGGGAAGGGACGACGGCGAGTTATTACCGAGTACGTACACGAGCGAGAGCAGCCTGTGTCAGCCGTGGAAAACCCGACCTGCTGTCATGTTTCGCAATCTGTTCCTGTGTGGgcatgggtgtgtgtggatgtgtgtgtgtctctttgTATCgctatttctttctcttttctgtCCGCTCGCGCGCCCCAAAACGTCATGCGTGGCAGAAAATGGCACACTATTTTTGCAAAACTCTTTGCACGCGACTAGCACAAATTGTGTGAGATGGATTTTCCcgaaattttccatttttttaccgtaaattttgtgattttgttaCTCCAAATGCGATTAAACAGGGCCACTTTTGCAAGTAACGAACAGCGAAGCTTTTCAAGCGCTCGATCTCACACCGTAAATAGGCAGAGCATCggcgcgagctgtcaaagcggtggattgcttttgttttgatttgcaatCGTTGGATACGCCACCGTTGAACGACGGGCAGgaggtgcttttttgttgttttgtttctttagcAGAAACCAACCCAACCACCCCGTCATGGAATCGTCTTCGTCTTCAAAAGGACACGCACCCGAAACGGTGCCGGAAGATCCGGAAGCCGGCCTAATCGAAGACATGGAGGAGGAGCGGAGAAACTTTTTCAAAATCATCGCCGCCTTCAAGTACTACAGGTAAGAAAAACGCGTGCAGAAAAACGTGACGCCCGGTCCCACGAGGGGGTTTTTGCTTGCAAGCGATGCTAACGCCTTCGTCCGCTCCTCTACTTCTAGGCACAGCTCGATGGCGGAACTGAAGCGGAAGGAGTGCTTTCTCGAGACGCTACCAGCGGCCCACCAGCAGATGCTGACCAGCTACCGGGAGCACCTGCAGAACCAGCGGCGCTGCGTCGAGGTGAACGCGCAAGTGATCAAGCAGATCATACAGGACGCCAACTGTCTGTTTCAAAATGCGGACCACAACATCGAGCCCGAGCTGCAGCCGGCGGACGGGTTGAAGCTGCGCTATCAGGACTTTCAAAAGGTAGCGGTGCTGCACCGATCAAAGCCGCTTAGTGACGAAATTCATTCACCCACGTGGTGGTTCTTTATTCCTGCACAGGTGCAAATCACGCTGAAGCAAATTTTTCGCGACTGGAGCGAGCAGGGCAAGCTAGAGCGGGATCAGTGCTACAGCCCAATCGTACAGGAGATTACGGCCTTCTTCAACCCGGCAAAGTAGTGAGTCTCGTGCAGGACGCCCGGTGCTGGTGCGGTGGCCGCCGTCCCAATTGATAGCAGCATTATCTAATCACTGTCAATGCgcgctgtgtgttttgtttgtttttgcagtgACCTGACAAAGGTGAAAATTCTGGTGCCCGGCGCTGGGCTAGGGCGGCTAATTTACGAGCTTGCCTGCCAGGGGTTTTACTGCGAGGGCAATGAGTTTTCGCTCTTCATGCTTATTGCGTCCAATTTTGTATTAAACAGGTATGACGGGATGGGGAGGGTATTGGTATTTCAGTACATTTCTCTTAATTTTGGCAaccttttttgtcttttctaTAGATGCGTTGTGGCAAATCAGTGTACAATCTACCCGTGGGTGCACCAGGTGGTGAACAATCTGAGCCAGCAGAATCAGCTCGTTCCGGTTTCCTTTCCCGATGTTAGCCCTACAAAATTCCCACCCAAAGGGACGATGAATATGGTGGCGGGAGACTTTCTGCAGGTACGGCAAGGAACCATCGATCGCAAACGTTGACAGAAAGTATAATCAACCGGCCAATGTGTCTTCTACCATTTTGTGTCTTCTGAGACAGGTATACCGGGACGAAGATTACTGGGAGTGTATAGCCACCTGCTTCTTCATCGACTGTGCTAACAACATCATCGAGTTTATCGAGGTGATCAAGAAGATACTGAAACCCGGCGGCATTTGGGTGAATCTGGGACCGCTGCTGTACCACTTTTCCGACGTGCCGCAGGAGGGCAGCATCGAGCCGACGTACGAAGATTTGCTGGAAATTATTCGCTCTCTTGGTTTCATCATTCTCGTAAGCACAATTTACTCGTTTAGGCCCATCACACGACCTCAACTTTTGATCATTAATTACATTCATCATTTCGTTGgcagaaaaatgaaacaaacatcGTGACGACATACTCGCAAAATCCCACCTCCATGCACCAAAGCCACTACAACAGCATATACCTGGTTTGCCAGAAACCAAACAACTGACCTTATGCCATCGCCTTCGCCATCGTAGGCCGTAATGAATGTTGCGAAATCAAAAGGATTTATATGATACACCGGGCAGGATGTAACGAACTATTTTCATCGGAAAGAATAAAGAGCATTGATTACGCTTTTCCCATCCACAGTGAGAAGAAGGGGGTTTCATTTGGGAGTCGTTTAGAACTGTCAGGACTGTTTGGTCCGGTTGTAAGGAGATGCAAAGCTTTGCTTCTTTCCGCATCACAACCACAATTCTCAACAGGTAATAGTTGTTATTAGCTTCTCTCGGCTTTTTCGTTTTGGATGATGTCATGCCTGGCTCGATGACATCATGCGGAGTATATGGAAATGGGTTGATATCATCCGATTTCAGTTCAGCATGATCTCATTCTCTCCAACCCATTTATAAGCTCCAATTTCCAATGTGTTTCATGTGCTGCAGGCATTGGAAAACCAATACAATTAGAGCATCTTGAAGCAATTTTTCAATTCGTTgaattcaaaaccacgttcgCAATCAAACGAACCAATGTGGCCCAAAGTAACCGCATTTGGGACACGATCCAAATGTTGAATTCCCAATAACTCTCTTACTAACGCGATTTGAAGCATTAAAATCCAGTATTATCTCATTTGCAGTTTTACTTAACTTCAGtaaaaatttcaaacaaatttgttCTACTAGTTGTCACGCTCGGTGACTTGCTAGCGTATCCCTCCGTGCGACCCAATTTCAAGCGAACCCATTGTCCATCTGTCAACTGCCGTGAAACGCCAACCGAAATTTTCTGCACCTTGCACAGACGCTTCAGTTTATTGATCCACACacaggggagaaaaaaagggacaaaagCGACCTGCCGTGCAAAGGAACAAGGCGTGCTCTGGTGCATTTTTCCAAACCCCGACGCTGTGTTAAGTGTTCACGTTTTCAGTCCGCGTTTACCGgaggaacaccgcaacacttTGCAGACCGTGCTTCATTACTGTGTAGTACCCCTTCGACGTACCCTCGAAAACTCCTCACGCAATATCATGTCGACGAACTTTAACGTTGGTGTGGCCGCGGAAGCGAAACCCTCGAGCCGCGTGCTGAAACCCCCGGGCGGTGGCCATTCGGACATTTTCGGCTCGTCGGACGTGCGACAAAACCCGCCTCGGCCGAAGAACAACCAGCAGAACTCGTCCAACATGAACGCCGTCATGGGCACGATGGACCCGAACGAGTCGCTCGATACGGGAAAGCAgggaggcggtggtggtggcgccgCACCGTCGTCCACCGGAGGAGACAACGGATCATCGGCACCAGCGCAAAATGGATCATCAAATGGCGGTGGCGGAGCATCGGCGGACAGGCAGCAGGCAACGTCGGAACGGGCACGTGTGCCACCGGGCGGTCACTCCCAGGGCTTCTGGTGAGCTGGGTGAGCGCACCACCCTGCCTCCCCGCCCCACCACCTCACTACATCCAACACACAACCACTCGCCGCAAGTAACGCGCATTTTGCATTGCACATCTCTCTGCTCTTTGCAACGGAACCAAAagtagtagaaaaaaaacaagtgaattactactactactagcacGGAAATGGGGAGCACCAACCCTCCCACATCCCCGCAACGCGGGCCAGCAGGTTCCGGCTTTTCTATATTGTGTTTACATCATACTCTACGGCACCCAACGGAAGCATCTGTCCGCACCCCGGGGGACACACCTCCGGCGTGCGTGCCCGGGACGATCTTCATCGGTCGGAGGGCGCAGAGTGCtccattttgtttattaatgtCTTGTGTACCTCGAACTTCTATTGTTAGCTTTTaatggaaacacacacacttacacacacacccccttCCTTTCGCTAGCCTATCGTCTTTCGGGCAAGGGCTAGCAGAGTGtactgccaaaaaaaaaaacaagaaaaagacgACACAAAATCCCGtttacttacaaaaaaaaaaccccaatgCCTCTCTACCTATAACTAACTATTACTTTCTAATTGTGTATTTTGCGTATGGTATTATAACTTCCAAAAAGTAAAAGTGTTAAGCGTGAGCAGCACCACAATCCCCACGCAGGGGGGGTCGGGGACACTCAAAGACCAATCGATCGCCACCACCCCCCTGGTACTCTTACACAAAATGACGgaacaaataaattatacaCTACAGCTTAATTAAAAAGCCAGCTGCATGGACAAAAAGCCCCATTTTCATTAATGTTCTGCATCTTCCGGGGTGAAAGAACCATCTTTTTCCGAAAATAGACGCTAATCTTCCGTTGGGcagaaagggggggggggaagaggaggaagggaTCCATTTTTTCGTTCCTCCTCGAAAAACGCTGTTTGCCGTTGCCAGGGGTTGCAGATGGGAAGTGTTACTGTTAGTTACTGTTGAGCATGGGAAAACATGGTTACGCACACTCTTTTGTGTGGCTCCGCAATGCTGCCATGGTGAAAGCCCCCCGTCCACCCTTCAACCTAGTTAACGATTTtctcttctgctgctgctgctgcttctttgcAACCTTTTCCCGTGCGTTGTTttcgcctgtgtgtgtgcgcgcgcgctcgccctTCCACGCCATCTGTTATGTCAAActttcagcaacaacaaacggaAGGGATTGTTTTGGTGTTTGCTACTCCGGTCGCCTTACGGAGCCGCGGGATAGGCCGCCGAGTCAGCTGTTGACAATTGTccgcatggtggtggtggtggtggcagtggcaAGCTTTCTCCTTATTAGTTAATTAAAACCAAACGAAGCTGCCAACATGCGTGAGCTGTACGAGTAAGTGAGGCTGCATTTGATCGCTTCCAGagctgggtgtgtgtttttcatcATTGCTTTTCTGTATTGCAGCTTAATAACGGGCAAGAATGTTGACCATCAAACGTTCGAAAGCGTCTCGGCGATCATTCAAAAACGATTCACCAATGCGGGCAACTGGTTCCAGGGTAAGAGGATGCATCACTGGCCGGCTTGGAGCGATCCCGCTAATTCTGGTTGCTATGTTGCTCTATCTTTCAGTCGGATCAGCgcttgctttgctgctgctgcagaatGATCTCGCCCTTCCCTTTCACCGGCTGGCAGGGATCTACGTGCTGTACGACATCCGCCGCAAGGAGCAGGCGGAATCACCCTTCTTCCTGTTTTTGGCCCGGTTCCTAGAACCGTTCGGTGGACTGCTGCcggccaacagcagcaccccCGCACAGATGGTGGAGCTGAAGTTCATTCATCTGCTGCTATCGAACGGTGACCCAGACGTAAGCATTCTTCATTTCACTCAAGCAACAAGCAactcattcacacacacactgatttCCTCACTCACAGATTGACAAAAAGTCACCGCGCCTGTTCTGCCAAGCGTTTGCCGCAATGCCCACCCCGGTCGGGCCGGCCGAAATTGCGTACGTAAAGGCGAAGGCAGCGGAACGGCTAAAAGATTTCCCCCTCACCGTGCGCTCCAATGTGGCCAACATCATTCCCGCCCTGCCCGTGCTGCCTGGCCGCGAACCGGCACTGAAAAACTACACCGGAGCGGCCATCGAGGAGCTGGTGAACGGGATGACGGCGAACCCGAGCAATCCGCTGCTGAACGCGCTCGGCCCCACGTTCATGTCCGTGGCGCCACCGCTGCTCACGTGCGAGGATGAGCTGATCTGGCTCGATCTGGGCAGCCCCTCGTACCACAAGCCGGTGTACAATAGCTGCAGCGATGCGGAACCAACGCCGGACAAGTGCCTGCAGACGCTGCTGGACCAATCGTTCCGGCAGGCGCTCAGCATTGCCGACCAGCAGACGCTGGTGAACGAGCTGGAGAAGGACACGCAGCAGACGCACCTGTCGTGCGTCACGCCGGAAAAGGTACACGGGTTAAAGCTAGCGGAAATGATGTTACAAATTTCTAATTGGAATTTTGTGTTTCCCCCTTGGCGCAGCTCCCGAACCTGATCGAATACAACCCGACGATTGCGATCGAAATTCTGATGCGTATGCTGAAAACGCGCCACATCGATGCGTACCTGGACGTGATCGTCGACATGGAGCTGTCGCTGCACTCGATGGAGGTGGTGAACCGGCTGACCACGTCGGTCGATCTGCCGGTGCACTTCGTGCATCTGTACATCGTGAACAGCATCGGCACGTGCTCAACGATCCGGGACAAGTACATGCAGAACCGGCTGGTGcggttggtgtgcgtgttccTGCAGAGCCTGATCCGGAACAAGATCATCGACGTGAAGCAGCTGTACATCGAGATCGAGGCGTTTTGCATCGAGTTTAGCCGGATACGGGAGGCGGCCGCCCTGTACCGGTTGCTGAAGCAGCTCGAGCTGGACCAGGGCAGCACGGCCGGAACTTCTGGGACGGCTCCAGCAACCACCGGTGGTGGAAGTGTTCAACCGTaaccatttgttttttttttttactcacgACACTTAATTTACGCTTTATAATACATTGAAAATGGATCTAACACACGTTCTTTGACCTGTTATGACTTCGGTACGGCGACTACGGTGTACTTGGTGACATTTCTGTTCCAGACGCACAGTGAACTACGATCGTTCCAAGATGTTGCGCTGCTCGCCCTATTCTGGCTCCAACATGCTCTTTCAcgcaaagtaaaacaaaaaaacacaaaactattttttcacacatttatttacacacacatattgtTGGTTGTGG contains:
- the LOC120893395 gene encoding carnosine N-methyltransferase isoform X2; the protein is MESSSSSKGHAPETVPEDPEAGLIEDMEEERRNFFKIIAAFKYYRHSSMAELKRKECFLETLPAAHQQMLTSYREHLQNQRRCVEVNAQVIKQIIQDANCLFQNADHNIEPELQPADGLKLRYQDFQKVQITLKQIFRDWSEQGKLERDQCYSPIVQEITAFFNPAKYDLTKVKILVPGAGLGRLIYELACQGFYCEGNEFSLFMLIASNFVLNRCVVANQCTIYPWVHQVVNNLSQQNQLVPVSFPDVSPTKFPPKGTMNMVAGDFLQVYRDEDYWECIATCFFIDCANNIIEFIEVIKKILKPGGIWVNLGPLLYHFSDVPQEGSIEPTYEDLLEIIRSLGFIILKNETNIVTTYSQNPTSMHQSHYNSIYLVCQKPNN
- the LOC120893395 gene encoding carnosine N-methyltransferase isoform X1 — encoded protein: MESSSSSKGHAPETVPEDPEAGLIEDMEEERRNFFKIIAAFKYYRHSSMAELKRKECFLETLPAAHQQMLTSYREHLQNQRRCVEVNAQVIKQIIQDANCLFQNADHNIEPELQPADGLKLRYQDFQKVAVLHRSKPLSDEIHSPTWWFFIPAQVQITLKQIFRDWSEQGKLERDQCYSPIVQEITAFFNPAKYDLTKVKILVPGAGLGRLIYELACQGFYCEGNEFSLFMLIASNFVLNRCVVANQCTIYPWVHQVVNNLSQQNQLVPVSFPDVSPTKFPPKGTMNMVAGDFLQVYRDEDYWECIATCFFIDCANNIIEFIEVIKKILKPGGIWVNLGPLLYHFSDVPQEGSIEPTYEDLLEIIRSLGFIILKNETNIVTTYSQNPTSMHQSHYNSIYLVCQKPNN
- the LOC120908395 gene encoding homeotic protein ultrabithorax, which translates into the protein MSTNFNVGVAAEAKPSSRVLKPPGGGHSDIFGSSDVRQNPPRPKNNQQNSSNMNAVMGTMDPNESLDTGKQGGGGGGAAPSSTGGDNGSSAPAQNGSSNGGGGASADRQQATSERARVPPGGHSQGFW
- the LOC120908394 gene encoding CCR4-NOT transcription complex subunit 11, translated to MRELYDLITGKNVDHQTFESVSAIIQKRFTNAGNWFQVGSALALLLLQNDLALPFHRLAGIYVLYDIRRKEQAESPFFLFLARFLEPFGGLLPANSSTPAQMVELKFIHLLLSNGDPDIDKKSPRLFCQAFAAMPTPVGPAEIAYVKAKAAERLKDFPLTVRSNVANIIPALPVLPGREPALKNYTGAAIEELVNGMTANPSNPLLNALGPTFMSVAPPLLTCEDELIWLDLGSPSYHKPVYNSCSDAEPTPDKCLQTLLDQSFRQALSIADQQTLVNELEKDTQQTHLSCVTPEKLPNLIEYNPTIAIEILMRMLKTRHIDAYLDVIVDMELSLHSMEVVNRLTTSVDLPVHFVHLYIVNSIGTCSTIRDKYMQNRLVRLVCVFLQSLIRNKIIDVKQLYIEIEAFCIEFSRIREAAALYRLLKQLELDQGSTAGTSGTAPATTGGGSVQP